The following are from one region of the Variovorax sp. V213 genome:
- the speD gene encoding adenosylmethionine decarboxylase: MHGLHLTADLHDCQCGMQWLTDKEALGAVCLKAVTAAGLQPVGQLVHGFPATPGGPGGVTATVLLAESHLCIHTWPEQRGATLDVYVCNFGGDHSAKAHALMECLVSLFKPGHSERNELLRGKVAA; encoded by the coding sequence ATGCATGGGCTGCACCTCACCGCCGATCTCCACGACTGCCAATGCGGGATGCAATGGCTGACCGACAAGGAGGCGCTCGGCGCCGTCTGCCTCAAGGCGGTCACCGCCGCCGGGCTGCAGCCGGTAGGCCAGCTGGTCCACGGGTTTCCGGCCACGCCAGGGGGACCGGGCGGCGTGACGGCCACGGTGCTGCTGGCCGAATCGCACCTGTGCATCCACACCTGGCCCGAACAGCGCGGGGCCACGCTCGACGTGTATGTGTGCAACTTCGGCGGCGACCATTCGGCCAAGGCGCATGCGCTCATGGAATGCCTGGTCTCTCTGTTCAAGCCCGGCCACAGCGAACGCAACGAGCTGCTGCGCGGCAAGGTCGCGGCGTGA
- a CDS encoding NDP-sugar synthase, which yields MILAAGRGERMRPLTDTTPKPLLEVRGKPLMQWPMEALAAGGFTELVVNTDWLGEKISSRFGARPLLSGRGALSISYSDEGRDFGGALETAGGIVRALPRLGEVFWVAAGDVFAPDFAFTQASVDRFAASGKLAHLWLVPNPAHNPKGDFGLSAGGLALNSAAEKYTFSTIGLYRAALFAPPYCDIPPGNPAGAKAPLAPILRAAMDNELVSAELYAGPWTDVGTPERLLQLNTPR from the coding sequence ATGATCCTTGCCGCAGGCCGTGGCGAGCGCATGCGGCCGCTGACCGACACCACGCCCAAGCCATTGCTCGAAGTGCGCGGCAAGCCGCTGATGCAATGGCCGATGGAGGCGCTGGCCGCCGGCGGCTTCACCGAACTGGTGGTCAACACCGACTGGCTTGGCGAGAAGATTTCCAGCCGGTTCGGCGCCAGACCCTTGCTGAGTGGACGCGGCGCGCTATCAATTTCATATTCCGACGAAGGCCGCGACTTTGGTGGAGCGCTGGAAACGGCCGGCGGCATCGTGCGCGCGCTGCCCCGGCTGGGCGAGGTTTTCTGGGTCGCGGCCGGCGATGTGTTCGCACCGGATTTCGCCTTCACTCAAGCCTCGGTGGACCGCTTCGCGGCCAGCGGCAAGCTCGCCCACCTGTGGCTGGTGCCGAACCCGGCGCACAACCCGAAGGGCGATTTCGGCCTCTCCGCCGGGGGGCTGGCGCTCAATTCGGCGGCCGAAAAATACACCTTCTCGACCATCGGCCTGTACCGCGCTGCGCTCTTTGCGCCGCCTTACTGCGACATTCCCCCCGGCAACCCCGCGGGCGCCAAAGCCCCGCTGGCACCCATCCTGCGCGCCGCGATGGACAATGAACTCGTGAGCGCCGAGCTCTACGCCGGGCCCTGGACCGATGTGGGAACGCCCGAACGGCTTCTTCAACTGAACACGCCAAGATGA
- a CDS encoding aminopeptidase P N-terminal domain-containing protein, which translates to MTSEDNKIYAERRARLASQLGKDGIAIVPTAPERQRNRDSDFLFRHDSYFYYLTGFTEPNAWLVLAGDGRAALFCAPKDLEREIWDGYRLGPDAAPAALGVNEAFSINDLDARLPKLLENKSTVWFPFAIHKGLETRIDGWLQSVRARVRYGALCPEEQRDLCGPLDEMRLVKDAHEQDIMRRAAQISARAHIRAMQLSARMLREGKDVREYHLDAELLHEFRLGGSQYPAYGSIVAAGANACVLHYRADAAPVQSGELVLIDAGCELDGYASDITRTFPANGRFSGPQRALYDLVLASQDASAAATKAGNRFNDPHDAAVKVLAQGMLDLGLLDANKVGSVDDVIDTRAYFQFYMHRTGHWLGMDVHDCGSYVEPTQVGEVSERKDPLSNEVIKNRPSRILHPGMVLTLEPGIYVRPGEGVPEQFHNIGIRIEDDAIVTATGCELISRGVPVKADEIEALMRA; encoded by the coding sequence ATGACCTCAGAAGACAACAAGATCTACGCCGAGCGCCGCGCTCGCCTCGCCTCGCAACTGGGCAAGGACGGCATCGCCATCGTGCCGACCGCGCCGGAGCGCCAGCGCAACCGCGACAGCGATTTCCTGTTCCGGCACGACAGCTACTTCTATTACCTGACCGGTTTCACCGAGCCGAATGCCTGGCTGGTGCTCGCGGGCGACGGCCGCGCGGCGCTGTTCTGCGCGCCCAAGGACCTGGAGCGCGAGATCTGGGACGGCTATCGCCTGGGCCCCGACGCGGCTCCCGCGGCGCTTGGCGTGAACGAAGCCTTTTCGATCAACGACCTCGACGCCAGGCTGCCGAAGCTGCTCGAGAACAAGTCGACCGTGTGGTTTCCGTTCGCGATTCACAAGGGCCTGGAAACCCGCATCGACGGCTGGCTGCAATCGGTGCGCGCGCGCGTGCGCTACGGTGCACTGTGCCCCGAGGAGCAGCGCGACCTGTGCGGACCGCTGGACGAAATGCGCCTGGTGAAGGACGCGCACGAACAGGACATCATGCGCCGCGCCGCGCAGATCAGCGCGCGCGCCCACATCCGCGCGATGCAGTTGTCGGCCCGCATGCTGCGCGAAGGCAAGGACGTGCGCGAGTACCACCTGGACGCCGAACTGCTGCACGAGTTCCGCCTCGGCGGCTCGCAATACCCGGCCTACGGCTCCATCGTGGCGGCGGGTGCCAATGCCTGCGTGCTGCACTACCGCGCCGACGCGGCGCCGGTGCAAAGCGGCGAGCTGGTGCTGATCGACGCAGGCTGCGAACTGGACGGCTATGCGAGCGACATCACACGCACCTTTCCAGCCAACGGCAGGTTCAGCGGCCCGCAGCGCGCGCTGTACGACCTGGTGCTGGCCAGCCAGGACGCATCGGCCGCAGCCACCAAGGCCGGCAACCGCTTCAACGATCCGCACGATGCGGCCGTGAAGGTGCTGGCGCAGGGCATGCTCGACCTGGGCCTGCTCGACGCCAACAAGGTGGGCAGCGTGGACGACGTGATCGACACCCGCGCCTACTTCCAGTTCTACATGCACCGCACGGGCCACTGGCTCGGCATGGACGTGCACGACTGCGGCAGCTACGTCGAGCCCACGCAGGTGGGCGAGGTGAGCGAGCGCAAGGATCCGCTGTCGAACGAAGTCATCAAGAACCGGCCGAGCCGCATCCTGCATCCCGGCATGGTGCTGACGCTGGAGCCCGGCATCTACGTGCGGCCCGGCGAAGGCGTGCCCGAGCAGTTCCACAACATCGGCATCCGCATCGAGGACGACGCGATCGTCACGGCCACGGGCTGCGAACTCATTTCGCGCGGCGTACCGGTGAAGGCGGACGAGATCGAGGCGCTGATGCGAGCGTGA